The Sulfurimonas aquatica genomic sequence AGTTTGTCATTGTTTAAAAAGTACTCATCTATTCGATTGTCTTTCTTTGAAGCAATAACTATTTTCTCAAAACCTTGTGCAAAGTTTGGCGAGTTAACGTCAACTAAATCAAACTCTCCAACTTTCAACATGTCAATACTAACCTCTCGTTTAAACTCTTGTAGTTTACTACCCAAAATATGAGAAATGGCGCAATCAGCTTGGAGCGTACAATCTTTAACATGACCAGCTACAAAATTATTCGATTGAACTTCTGCACACTCTCCAACTGCATATACACTTTCATCATCTGTTTGCATATAGTCATTCGTTAATATCCCCTTATTACATTTAAATGTATCTTTAAAGGACTCTATATTTGGCTTTATCCCAGTCCCAAATAATAAAAAAGGATTTTTAAAACTTAGTTTTTTAGTTTTAAGTAGTGTTATTTTTTCATTCTCAATAGTCGTGTCTACTATTTCATCGTTATAAGATATCTCAATTTTTCCACCACTTGTATAACACTTTTCTATAGTTTTTATTGAATCACTTGATAGGTTTTTATCATAAAGATGCTCACCACGGACTATAAGAGTGATCTTCTTTACATTTTCAACGCTGTTTAGAGTTTCAAGGAGCTCAAGACTAATAGGACCACTACCTATCATTACAAAGTTGCTAGTTGAATCTGCTTGTTTGATTATTTGACAATCATCAGCACTTCTAAATACTGCTGCATTTGTAATATTGTCGATATTAAAGAGGGATATTGGAAGGGAACCGGTCGCGATAATTAATTTATCGTAACTAAACATTGAAGTGCTTGAAAAAACTCTTTTAGCTTTTTTATCAACTCTATCAATTTTTTGATTAAGTTCAAGATTAACGGTAGGGTCAAGATAAAGAGCAATCTCATCATTTAAATTGTCATCATCAACCAAACGACATAGATGAATTCTATCATAAGGAGGGAACTTTTCATCACTCAGAATCATTACCTCTAAAGAGGAGTCTTTCTTTTTAAGAGTGTTAGCTAAATATACAGCGGCAATACCACCACCTACGATTACTACTCTCATAAATAACCTTTTTATCTAAATATTTCTCTTGCTATATATATTATATAACTTTAAAATAAAAAATCAATATAATCTATACTAGAGTAAACTATTTAGTATCTAATTCAGTATAACCCTTTTGTAGCTGTGCCTTTTTTGCAAGGACTTGTACGCTTTTTGTAATATCATCACCTGTTATACGATAATGCTCATGAAGTTTTGCCAATGATTCATCTATCTTACTTGAGAGAGAGTCACTTAAGTCATCTATTCTCCCCTTCATTGCTATAATCTGTTCTTCTTTAGAGATTGCTAACTCGTGTGAGATACTTGTAAGCTGTGCTTGAGACTTAACATAGTCAGATCGGATATGTTCAACGTCTTTTACGATATCCTGAAGCATTGTATATACATCATGTAGCCCACTATTTTTCTTCTCTAACTCATCCATATTTTTAGATGAAAGAAGCATCTGCTTCATTATGAGTTCACTTTGCTTTCTAATGCCATCGAGTGTATTATCAGTTTCAGAGAGTGATGTCTTTATACCTTCAGTATGAGACTTTAAAGAGGTAAGTTGACCTTCAAAGGCTTTTGTAACACCAGATAGCTTTGATGTAGTCTGCTCAATTATTGAGCGAGAAATATCATTGGATAATCTTTTCATCTCACTTAGAGTAGCTTTAAGATCATCTATATCTTCAGAGATATCTCCTCTACTCTTCACTGCAGTTTGTAAAAAGTTTGTCAGTTTATTGTAGTGGTCTTGTTCTGCTACTCTTAAAATATCTATATGCTTATGGACTACATCATCAAGCTCTGGCATCTGAACTTCTCTAAAGTGTGTAAATCCTTTGCTTACCTCTTTATGCCATGACTCCATATCATCAAAACGCTCAAAGAAGTCAGTTTGGTTGGATTGTATACTTCCTAAAACTTTAATGTCATCTTGAATTTTTGTACGAATATCTTCTTGAACGAGTAGATCTTCTTTATGTGAGTCCGACATCCTCTCTTCAAGCTCTGCTATAAAGGTTTTGAGTAGTGATATCTCATTTACTAAAACCTTTGTAAACTCATCCTGCGTTCGTGAGTTTTCCGACTGTTGCGTTTGATGTAAAATATTCATAACGATATAGAGTAAAAGAGCTACAAGAAGAGGAAAGAGTGATTCACGAAGGAGTAAAACGACATTGCTAATATCTGGGTGGATAATGAAATGCACAACACTGCTTATTGCGCCAATACCAAGCATAATTGGAGCATAGTTTATCTTGTTTGGTTGCTTTAGTATTGAAACTTGTCTTAAAAAAAGGACTGCCATAAATGCAAAGGTTAAGAGCAAATCATTATCTAACATCTATATCTCCACTATTAATATAATTTATTTTATCATAATTATTTATAAAACAATGCTCAATATCTCATGTGGTGTTTGTACAATTTTTTCATGCTCAGTCTCTGGAGAAAATCCCCATGTAGCAAAGAGTGCATCTATGTTTGCATTTTGAGCACTCTGGATATCCTTGGAGTTATCGCCAACCATCCAAGCTAAGTCTCTAGACTTATCGTATCTATAATGATTTAAAATCTCATGTATCATCTCTGGACTTGGCTTAGAAGCACTCACCTTATCTGCTCCGATGATTACATCAAAAAGATGGTCAACCTCTAAATGAGAAAGCATAGTCTGAGCAAAAATAGTAGGTGCATTTGTGGCTACAGAGAGCTTAACATCTGCTTCTTTTAACTTGTGCAAAGTCTCATGAACACCATCGTAAAGGTATGGATTTTTTGTGCATTGCTCTTTATAATGAACTTCAAAAACAGCGCGATCAGACTCTTCATAAACTTCTGTCTCATAAAAAAGCTTTGGAAGGTTTCGTACACCCTGATTGATTGCCTCCACTACAAAAGACTCTTCAAGAGGAGGTAGATTATAATGAAGATTTCGTATATGGTTTATAGAGAGTGTTATATCTTTTTTAGAATCTATTAGGGTACCATCCATGTCAAATATAACTATTTTCATTTTAATACTCCTATTTTATTTTATTGTAAATTTCACTAAGAGCTTCAACAAAAAGATCACTATCATTTGGACATTTACAGACTCGGTAGTCTTCAAAGCCCAACTCTTCTGCTATCTCTCTATACTCAACTTCAAGCTCATAATCT encodes the following:
- a CDS encoding HAD family hydrolase, which produces MKIVIFDMDGTLIDSKKDITLSINHIRNLHYNLPPLEESFVVEAINQGVRNLPKLFYETEVYEESDRAVFEVHYKEQCTKNPYLYDGVHETLHKLKEADVKLSVATNAPTIFAQTMLSHLEVDHLFDVIIGADKVSASKPSPEMIHEILNHYRYDKSRDLAWMVGDNSKDIQSAQNANIDALFATWGFSPETEHEKIVQTPHEILSIVL